A region from the Fusarium musae strain F31 chromosome 1, whole genome shotgun sequence genome encodes:
- a CDS encoding hypothetical protein (EggNog:ENOG41): MSFTSIPILDLAAAKDPATKPQFLKELRHALMEVGFLYLKNVGISDELFQKIIELGKGFFEIPEEEKLKIEMKNAPSFLGYSRLSAEITAGEIDHREQIDLSTEHPIPGPDAPLYRNLLAPNQWPSEDSLPGFRKVYTDYMERMGKISIQFTSLIAEAIELPSDAFNKYFDQDQQHKLKIVKYPDAKELGIEGNVQGQGVGPHKDSMLTSYLLQATSHKGLQVQNVRGDWIDCEPRVGTLVVAIGQGLEALTQGVCVSTTHRVLSPAAGSGARFSIPFFQGVRMSAEFEDLEKVGVGLVPEDVREQRRKIVERNGGRIDDVEFTFRAGGASKTLGEATLRNRVKSHPDVGERWYPDILASIREEQAKAKQQKEAAAPVVEAPQKAVEAH, encoded by the exons ATGTCGTTTACATCTATTCCAATTCTGGACCTAGCTGCGGCTAAGGACCCTGCTACTAAGCCTCAGTTTCTAAAGGAACTTCGCCATGCCTTGATGGAAGTTGGCTTCTTGTATCTCAAGAATGTTGGCATCTCGGATGAGTTGTTTCAGAAGATCATTGAACTTGGAAAGGGTTTCTTTGAAATtcctgaggaagagaa ACTTAAGATTGAGATGAAGAATGCGCCCTCTTTCCTAGGCTACTCTCGTCTCTCAGCGGAGATCACAGCTGGAGAAATTGATCATCGTGAACAAATCGATCTCTCAACAGAGCATCCTATCCCTGGGCCCGATGCTCCTCTATATCGTAACCTTCTAGCACCCAATCAATGGCCATCTGAGGACTCGTTGCCTGGGTTCCGCAAAGTGTATACAGACTACATGGAGCGCATGGGCAAAATCTCAATTCAGTTTACATCTCTCATCGCCGAAGCCATTGAACTTCCCAGCGACgcctttaataaatactttgatcaagatcagcaacacaagctcaagattgtCAAGTATCCCGATGCGAAGGAACTTGGCATCGAAGGAAACGTGCAGGGCCAGGGTGTAGGTCCTCACAAAGACAGCATGCTTACTAGCTATCTCCTCCAGGCGACATCGCACAAGGGTCTTCAAGTACAGAACGTCCGAGGTGATTGGATTGATTGCGAGCCGCGGGTAGGAACCCTTGTCGTTGCTATCGGCCAAGGCTTAGAGGCACTTACACAAGGTGTCTGCGTCTCTACAACACATCGTGTCCTCTCCCCCGCTGCTGGCTCAGGTGCACGCTTCTCTATCCCTTTCTTCCAAGGCGTACGTATGAGCGCTGAGTTTGAAGATCTGGAGAAAGTTGGCGTTGGTCTTGTACCAGAGGACGTACGGGAGCAGCGTCGCAAGATTGTGGAGCGCAATGGCGGGCgtattgatgatgtcgagttcACATTCCGAGCTGGCGGTGCTTCAAAGACGCTTGGTGAGGCAACATTGCGAAATCGAGTCAAGAGTCACCCTGATGTTGGAGAACGCTGGTATCCTGATATTCTGGCTAGCATCCGTGAGGAACAGGCAAAGGCTAAGCAGCAGAAGGAGGCTGCGGCACCAGTCGTGGAAGCGCCCCAAAAGGCTGTAGAGGCTCATTAG
- the RPB10 gene encoding DNA-directed RNA polymerase II subunit L codes for MIIPIRCFSCGKVTGDLWERYLQLIADPRKTDGDAMDELGLKRYCCRRMIMTHVDLIEKLLKYDTATQIPSHTQSLTLFRYTPDGRSEKKQNLGVQYS; via the exons ATGATTATTCCTATTCGATGCTTTTCCTGTGGAAAG GTCACTGGTGACCTCTGGGAGCGCTATCTTCAACTGATCGCAGATCCCCGTAAGACCGATGG CGACGCTATGGACGAGCTCGGTCTGAAGCGATACTGCTGCCGCCGCATGATCATGACCCACGTTGATCttattgagaagcttctcaagtaCGACACGGCCACCCAGATCCCATCCCATACGCAATCTCTAACCCTCTTTAGGTACACTCCCGATGGACGaagcgagaagaagcagaaccTTGGCGTTCAATACTCATAG
- a CDS encoding hypothetical protein (EggNog:ENOG41) → MALEAPLRSSTGSLQFPFVYPQTDMSAPTENESRRSPFRPFSSPPPATDSSSLRPNSVNRMSSSSYNVMSPSDIVGPSPVTSNGTETTEIEDDVSEDIEKEVSDRKATRRSELLMLTTNLPESVRQSSNEEAISVIHAPESFSSWAAPAAAAPPAMEHKGPSPRTSPKSEAESLASLNGGQEKTSTHPVRPPILTDVNPVRYSIDSATPRAQDLQSMLDDGARLRSSSTSSLEKIDEQTEAEGDDEDYESEAMPIPQQQDEIETLRTTLAECWTLCNSLSKLSSINRNRALGKNGIPDAHEKAWRTCWKLCQRLYHSRDEDVSNFNVKVNLDLCRDFCQALFDVRQRNDEAADSVLRVSFELNNHLYSAQDGTLPEQFRERTLDFYIALCHRLMKQRSDLAEETDQLLRACWALAEMLFNLRQNRRDGRPPDEELLSSTVQACWELCDVFRDSWTQVRPDRGTPRAGHAFPQHLSDQSGRQSRGSNPSSVHSRHDSVKSGRQEEKPRNPAVPETPVTEFEDTPISPQSRSPTMPNILVLGTPSDNSRGRWSSSASNLSSYSKSSTRTSSTATTTAASEDANVTRAKVLVLRAAMNLGFNRDTIHEPKAAAAALQKFVQDLPPGSFGSLISHSTLLSQYKNSVLTDAIIPRHHALPARGKRVTAQEMAKSIQMMMKSSQRYAYLRDLFKVVFQFPVEEVDTRRNVSIVV, encoded by the exons ATGGCCCTTGAAGCCCCTTTGAGGTCATCGACTGGAAGCCTACAATTCCCCTTCGTTTACCCTCAGACAGACATGTCTGCGCCCACAGAGAATGAGAGCCGTCGCTCTCCATTCAGACCATT CTCTTCCCCTCCTCCTGCTACCGATTCGTCCTCACTTCGACCCAATTCTGTCAATCGCATGTCAAGTAGCTCCTACAATGTCATGAGTCCTAGTGACATTGTGGGTCCTTCTCCGGTCACATCTAATGGTACTGAAACGACCGAGATCGAGGATGATGTCTCAGAGGATATTGAGAAGGAAGTTAGTGATAGAAAGGCTACCCGACGGTCGGAG CTCTTAATGCTCACAACTAACTTACCGGAGAGTGTGCGCCAGTCCAGCAACGAGGAGGCTATTTCTGTCATTCATGCACCAGAAAGTTTTTCCAGCTGG GCTGCTCCAGCTGCCGCCGCACCTCCAGCCATGGAGCACAAAGGGCCAAGTCCAAGGACATCTCCAAAATCAGAAGCTGAAAGCTTAGCCTCTCTCAATGGCGGACAAGAGAAG ACATCGACTCATCCCGTTCGACCTCCGATTTTAACCGATGTGAACCCTGTGCGGTACAGCATCGACAGCGCCACACCCCGAGCTCAAGACCTGCAATCCATGCTGGACGATGGGGCCCGGTTACGTTCGAGTAGTACGAGTAGTCTCGAGA AAATCGACGAACAAACCGAGGCTGAGGGTGACGACGAAGACTATGAATCAGAAGCCATGCCGATACCACAGCAACAAGACGAGATCGAGACTCTACGAACAACTCTTGCTGAGTGCTGGACGTTGTGCAACAGTTTGTCCAAGCTCAGTTCAATCAATCGTAACCGTGCTCTTGGCAAAAATGGCATTCCCGATGCCCATGAAAAAGCATGGAGGACATGCTGGAAACTTTGTCAGCGGCTGTACCACAGTCGAGATGAGGACGTGAGCAATTTCAATGTCAAGGTCAACCTTGATTTGTGTCGCGATTTCTGCCAAGCGCTGTTTGATGTCCGGCAGCGTAATGATGAAGCAGCGGACTCGGTTTTGCGTGTTAGCTTTGAGCTCAACAACCA CCTCTATAGTGCCCAGGATGGGACCCTACCAGAGCAGTTCCGAGAACGCACACTGGACTTCTATATCGCGCTTTGCCATCGACTAATGAAGCAACGGAGTGATCTGGCCGAGGAAACTGATCAGTTGCTCAGGGCCTGTTGGGCACTTGCAGAGATGCTCTTCAATCTCAGGCAGAACAGAAGGGATGGAAGACCGCCAGATGAGGAGCTGCTGAGCTCTACTGTCCAAGCCTGCTGGGAGCTCTGCGATGTATTCCGAGACAGCTGGACACAAGTTCGGCCTGATAGAGGAACACCTCGAGCCGGACACGCATTCCCTCAGCATCTTAGTGATCAGAGCGGCCGGCAGAGTCGAGGATCAAACCCATCTTCAGTCCATTCGAGGCACGATAGTGTCAAGAGTGGTCGGCAGGAAGAGAAACCAAGAAACCCAGCTGTTCCAGAAACACCTGTAACCGAGTTCGAAGACACTCCCATCTCTCCACAGAGTCGTTCGCCAACAATGCCCAACATCCTTGTCCTAGGTACTCCTAGTGACAATAGCCGCGGTCGGTGGTCGAGTAGCGCGTCCAATCTTTCTAGCTACTCAAAGAGCAGCACCAGGACTTCAAGCACAGCCACCACTACAGCTGCATCAGAAGACGCAAATGTGACGCGTGCAAAGGTACTTGTTCTCCGAGCTGCTATGAATCTTGGCTTCAATCGTGATACCATTCATGAGCCCAAAGCTGCAGCTGCCGCATTACAGAAATTTGTGCAGGATCTCCCTCCTGGATCGTTTGGGTCCCTCATCTCGCACTCAACATTGCTATCACAGTACAAAAACTCCGTCCTTACCGACGCCATAATTCCAAGACATCACGCCTTGCCAGCCCGAGGCAAGCGCGTTACTGCCCAGGAGATGGCCAAGAGTattcagatgatgatgaagagttcCCAGCGGTATGCATATCTCCGAGATCTCTTCAAGGTTGTTTTCCAATTCCCGGTTGAGGAGGTCGACACCCGTCGCAACGTCAGCATTGTGGTGTAA
- a CDS encoding hypothetical protein (EggNog:ENOG41~BUSCO:EOG09262E3Q), giving the protein MAGHKSPRTKNDPTKKRKRDVTENDSRTKRLRAERKANKINGIKLENESGNGVVTEVNGISGALAEAGTREIEIVRQFDNAEAGWRVSKPMGGRMLDIDPVLTENEQFLIIAYNTSIQVYSAADSLLVRRIPITAAEPSDDKAAASAHIVAMKQAKQNSNIVWVATSDGRVCEVDWTTSKTPEFFQTQSKTATAMALVTKMVSGRVQEIIFVAESDKASRIEVVAYPASTTELEHKVLFVMKKPGNGLQLLETSEDGHLIGAINDRLFFGVPSQRQFDNLASLDYEIYTFDIPDLVSALDLRVYPRPATSGKKSRQEAAPVLDIIVGGARGSIYLYHDALARSQALAKSGSDKEPIQAQNFHWHRRAVHALKWSRDGNYVISGGSENSLVLWQMDTGKKDFLPHLSGSVENITVSANGSSYVVHLDDNSVMIISTAEMKPTAYIAGIQSAAINVTTPKDLLVQRTWTTPASVQRPIPAAISPTDQSRLHVCVGNGRQATMSGGFSAPLLQTFDLETFRSVSKQALARTQPTDVNITNKGHPIEEPVITHLAFSADGAWLASVDTWEPSQRDLENVISDAKDQFIQERREVYLKFWEAQEGEDQIALVSRINAPHATNRNEAVLDLASNPVSTCFATIGTDGNVRLWRPKTRSQNGVVVKGPNGREVFTWSCSQIIAVGDGIPQDGVIDLPESGVVQEPQGSIAFSEDGSTLFVAFGTAGSGVIYLIDAASGDVVKTLEGQWKGQLRSIRALSPFVIILSDELRVYDVVSDELRYGVVIPQSKANALLQLAVDHTSGHFALALPANEGSLLAVFQPEYIEPLLVRSTPQRIVSLVSAPETSGFIALDDAAQVWVVAEGSDPSSLATVQPLEDLRLEGTDVNGNETDLLDEDEDMASDVDDAEAEPVAEPQDVEMEDDDSHPSVIQQQHLADIFDAAPAFAAPPIEDLFYKVTGLLATKPLSAL; this is encoded by the exons ATGGCTGGCCACAAGAGCCCTCGAACAAAAAACGACCCGACCAAGAAGCGCAAACGCGATGTGACGGAAAACGATTCAAGAACCAAGAGGCTAAGAGCTGAGCGAAAGGCGAACAAAATCAATGGAATTAAGCTCGAGAACGAAAGTGGAAATGGTGTGGTTACTGAGGTGAATGGTATCTCTGGAGCTTTGGCGGAGGCTGGAACTCgggagattgagattgtTCGCCAGTTCGACAATGCAGAGGCAGGATGGCGTGTTTCGAAGCCCATGGGTGGTAGGATGCTTGATATCGATCCCGTATTGACGGAAAATGAGCA ATTTCTCATTATTGCATACAACACCTCTATCCAGGTGTACTCGGCAGCCGATTCACTCCTTGTTCGACGAATCCCCATTACTGCAGCTGAACCCTCCGACGATAAGGCTGCAGCTTCCGCGCATATCGTTGCCATGAAACAGGCAAAGCAAAACTCCAATATCGTCTGGGTGGCTACCTCTGACGGCCGCGTCTGTGAAGTCGACTGGACAACCTCCAAGACCCCCGAATTCTTTCAGACCCAATCCAAGACTGCGACTGCCATGGCCCTCGTTACAAAAATGGTCTCTGGCAGAGTCCAGGAAATTATCTTTGTGGCAGAATCAGATAAAGCAAGCCGAATTGAGGTTGTCGCATATCCAGCCTCCACAACGGAGTTGGAGCACAAGGTTCTCTTCGTTATGAAGAAGCCTGGCAATGGCCTGCAGTTGCTTGAGACTAGTGAAGATGGCCACCTGATTGGCGCCATTAATGACCGCCTTTTCTTTGGCGTTCCATCACAGCGACAGTTCGATAacttggcttctttggatTACGAGATTTACACCTTCGATATTCCCGATTTGGTCAGCGCCCTTGACCTGAGAGTGTATCCTAGACCAGCGACGAGCGGAAAGAAATCGCGACAGGAAGCCGCTCCTGTTCTGGATATCATAGTTGGCGGTGCCCGTGGCTCAATCTACCTCTACCATGATGCGCTTGCTCGAAGTCAGGCGCTTGCAAAGTCAGGATCTGATAAGGAACCCATTCAAGCGCAAAACTTTCACTGGCACCGTAGAGCGGTGCACGCCCTGAAGTGGTCGCGTGATG GTAATTATGTAATTTCAGGAGGTTCTGAAAACTCTCTCGTTCTATGGCAAATGGACACCGGAAAGAAGGATTTTCTTCCCCATCTTTCTGGCAGCGTGGAGAACATCACAGTTTCTGCCAATGGCTCCTCATATGTTGTTCACCTCGACGATAACTCAGTCATGATTATTTCTACCGCTGAGATGAAGCCTACAGCATATATCGCTGGTATCCAGTCGGCCGCTATCAACGTCACTACACCCAAGGATCTTCTCGTTCAGCGAACATGGACAACGCCTGCGAGCGTACAGCGACCTATCCCAGCTGCCATTAGCCCTACTGATCAGTCGAGATTACATGTCTGTGTTGGTAATGGCAGGCAGGCTACTATGTCAGGAGGGTTCTCAGCACCTCTGCTTCAGACCTTCGATCTTGAGACCTTTCGAAGCGTCTCCAAGCAAGCTTTGGCTCGTACACAGCCAACAGATGTCAACATCACGAACAAGGGCCACCCTATCGAAGAGCCCGTCATTACTCACTTAGCTTTCTCAGCTGACGGAGCGTGGCTTGCTAGTGTTGACACCTGGGAGCCATCACAACGAGATTTGGAGAACGTTATCAGCGATGCCAAGGACCAGTTTATTCAAGAGCGACGAGAGGTGTATCTCAAGTTCTGGGAAGCACAAGAAGGCGAGGACCAGATTGCCCTTGTCTCCAGGATCAATGCCCCTCATGCTACAAATCGCAACGAGGCAGTTCTCGACTTAGCCTCGAACCCTGTTTCGACATGCTTCGCAACTATTGGTACTGATGGCAATGTTCGATTGTGGCGCCCCAAGACAAGATCTCAGAATGGAGTTGTAGTGAAGGGGCCTAACGGTCGCGAGGTCTTCACTTGGAGCTGCTCTCAGATTATTGCTGTGGGTGACGGCATTCCTCAAGACGGCGTGATCGATCTCCCTGAGTCCGGTGTTGTTCAAGAGCCCCAGGGAAGTATCGCTTTCTCGGAAGATGGCTCAACTCTCTTCGTGGCTTTCGGAACAGCTGGCTCCGGTGTGATCTACTTGATTGATGCTGCGTCAGGCGATGTGGTTAAGACCCTCGAAGGCCAATGGAAAGGTCAATTGCGATCTATCCGTGCCCTTTCGCCTTTTGTCATTATCCTATCAGATGAACTGCGCGTTTACGACGTTGTCAGTGATGAGCTACGATATGGCGTTGTGATACCACAATCCAAGGCCaatgctcttcttcagctggcTGTCGATCACACTTCCGGTCACTTTGCCTTAGCTCTACCAGCTAACGAGGGTTCTCTCCTTGCAGTTTTCCAGCCTGAGTATATCGAGCCCCTATTGGTGCGTAGCACGCCTCAAAGGATCGTCAGCTTGGTTTCTGCTCCTGAGACAAGTGGTTTCATCGCTTTAGATGATGCTGCTCAAGTCTGGGTGGTTGCCGAGGGGTCAGACCCTTCATCTCTTGCAACCGTCCAGCCTCTTGAGGACCTCCGCCTCGAGGGCACTGATGTTAATGGCAATGAGactgatcttcttgatgaggatgaggatatggCAAGCGACGTTGACGATGCAGAAGCCGAGCCTGTGGCTGAACCTCAAGATgtcgagatggaagatgatgactctCATCCAAGCGTGattcaacaacagcatctAGCCGACATCTTTGACGCTGCACCAGCATTTGCTGCGCCTCCGATCGAGGATTTGTTTTACAAGGTTACGGGCCTGCTCGCGACAAAGCCCCTTTCGGCATTATGA